The following proteins come from a genomic window of Lolium rigidum isolate FL_2022 chromosome 5, APGP_CSIRO_Lrig_0.1, whole genome shotgun sequence:
- the LOC124651065 gene encoding NDR1/HIN1-like protein 13: protein MVDRVHPMPSPPHPASPPSPGKEEDAAAAAATETTPLHPAFHAPPVAPPGMYIVQIPKDQVLRVPPPDRARRYRALAGRPARQRRLRRACFGACGAVLLLLLAAAALVGAVYLVFRPRAPAFSVSSLSIRGLDAQSSSASALSPVLDLAVRADNGANGKVGVDYRGGGEVSVSYSGTRLAAGAWPAFRQPPRNVTALSATLSGAGVSFSDEQRKQLAAEQAARAVPLTVEARVPVRLLFGKVLRTWTVDVKATCRVTVDTLAGEAAAAGRGCRVKVRPFLWWWW from the coding sequence ATGGTCGACCGCGTCCACCCAATGCCATCGCCGCCGCATCCCGCGTCCCCGCCGTCACCGggcaaggaggaggacgcggcggcggcggcggccacggagaccacgccGCTCCACCCGGCCTTCCACGCCccgccggtggcgccgccggGCATGTACATCGTGCAGATCCCCAAGGACCAGGTCCTGCGCGTGCCTCCCCCCGACCGGGCCCGCCGCTACAGGGCCCTCGCGGGGCGCCCGGCCCGgcagcgccgcctgcgccgcGCCTGCTTCGGCGCCTGCGGGGccgtgctcctcctgctcctcgccgccgccgcgctcgtcgGCGCCGTCTACCTCGTCTTCCGCCCCCGCGCGCCCGCCTTCTCCGTCTCCTCCCTCTCCATCCGCGGCCTCGACGCCCAGTCCTCCTCGGCCTCGGCGCTCTCCCCGGTGCTCGACCTCGCCGTGCGCGCGGACAACGGCGCGAACGGCAAGGTCGGCGTCGActaccgcggcggcggcgaggtgtcCGTGTCCTACTCCGGCACGCGCCTCGCGGCCGGAGCCTGGCCGGCGTTCCGCCAGCCGCCGAGGAACGTCACGGCGCTCTCCGCGACGCTGAGCGGCGCCGGCGTGAGCTTCAGCGACGAGCAGAGGAAGCAGCTCGCCGCGGAGCAGGCGGCGCGCGCGGTGCCGCTCACGGTGGAGGCGCGGGTGCCGGTGAGGCTGCTGTTCGGGAAAGTGCTGCGGACGTGGACGGTGGACGTCAAGGCGACGTGCCGGGTGACGGTGGACacgctggccggcgaggcggcggcggccggcagaGGGTGTCGGGTCAAGGTCAGGCCGTtcctgtggtggtggtggtag
- the LOC124656393 gene encoding uncharacterized protein LOC124656393 has product MNKFKQMAKDLGKNDLVLHTKRMVDSSVEVGYQSECDYPLVLGAGILLLLLHRICPPLLAFLVSSSPLLLLTGLLLGALLSYGEPSCPSVIGEEASQTLSVKSEVSVADCSVEGDENVTVETHSEKSSAGFYISERTPTTNTHDIHWEETNVTFLAANTVLSTESAQTSVIAGREMHIEKISEKAELQEFESSNTDSGNYEAHNNYQLGESMSQCWKSADRQDPCYDSESDLTDESSSPDASITDIIPMLEELHPLIDMGTGHPALASRDNLNSSSDDDEYDLEEDDDDTSDDEDEGEEEEKDDGRNQEDVMGNSSRVDGLMELQRAKNILKFELDHRLMDLQTADATEKLKEASRFYVQVPSISTPRGKSFDPSCVSDEVIELPQIPDSAPSVLLPSQNLFDDHDSRLQETWTPRLYSPATQLKHGNLHGRHSTNPHHNGMKVEKGDISGEDALRSSSGIDAAELGKDGKLSQEARVGEEIKILSAASSGADVLKVDNERHEDNKNADFSDDVNSFSIKENGSGTSEAKDSVIAGSEESTLCCLSKANNSEQLVVQANSIDEVNSLFRCRMEEVLVQSISEPIIGQPLTVKLEDELSDPALSSDSGAIQEKTGEAFPAVGERSPELTIGDGSRELLTVENQQIADNSGLHVMEVISAQEMKTVFKQLEHVPHDSSGHTLAQEDTWGSASNMLPLETKPVEDAGSAFEELNSGHSKMETSQDGEGDLKPFELISPLQVKETQTLDQDSDCDTLNTGIKETKPEDSAEKPKSVVEGSHEEDV; this is encoded by the exons ATGAACAAATTTAAGCAGATGGCAAAGGATCTTGGTAAGAACGACCTTGTTCTGCACACCAAGAGAATGGTGGATTCCTCCGTCGAAGTCGGCTATCAATCTGAGTGTGATTATCCTTTGGTACTCGGCGCAGGAATTTTGTTGCTGCTTCTGCACAGGATCTGTCCTCCTCTACTTGCTTTCCTAGTGTCTTCCTCTCCACTCTTGCTGTTAACCGGGCTTCTTCTTGGAGCCCTTTTGAGTTATggtgaaccaagttgcccctcgGTGATTGGGGAGGAAGCATCACAGACTTTGTCCGTCAAATCCGAAGTTTCCGTTGCTGACTGCTCAGTCGAGGGAGATGAAAATGTTACTGTTGAGACTCACTCGGAGAagagtagtgcaggattttatatCTCCGAGAGAACCCCTACTACTAACACACATGACATTCACTGGGAAGAAACAAATGTCACGTTTTTGGCAGCTAATACTGTTCTTAGCACAGAGTCTGCCCAGACCAGTGTCATTGCGGGAAGGGAAATGCATATTGAGAAAATCAGTGAGAAGGCTGAGCTGCAAGAATTTGAGAGCAGCAATACTGACAGCGGTAATTATGAAGCACACAACAATTATCAGTTGGGTGAATCCATGAGTCAATGCTGGAAGTCTGCTGATAGGCAGGATCCTTGTTATGACTCTGAATCTGATCTTACTGATGAAAGTTCTTCTCCTGATGCATCGATAACTGACATTATCCCAATGCTTGAAGAGCTGCACCCACTGATAGATATGGGGACAGGTCACCCCGCCTTGGCCTCCAGGGACAACTTGAATTCTTCAtcagatgatgatgaatatgaccttgaggaggatgacgatgacaccTCAgacgatgaagatgaaggtgaggAAGAGGAGAAAGATGATGGAAGAAATCAGGAGGATGTTATGGGAAATAGTAGCAGGGTAGACGGTCTGATGGAGTTGCAAAGAGCAAAAAATATCCTGAAGTTTGAACTTGACCATAGGCTAATGGACTTGCAAACCGCTGACGCAACAGAAAAATTGAAGGAGGCATCACGTTTTTATGTCCAGGTTCCTTCCATTTCAACACCGAGGGGGAAATCATTTGATCCTTCATGTGTCTCGGACGAAGTGATTGAGTTACCCCAGATACCTGATTCAGCGCCATCCGTCCTCCTTCCAAGCCAAAACCTATTTGACGACCATGACAGTCGATTGCAAGAAACTTGGACTCCTCGTTTGTACTCTCCAGCAACACAGCTTAAGCATGGAAACTTGCATGGGCGGCACTCTACTAATCCGCATCACAATGGCATGAAAGTGGAGAAAGGTGATATCAGTGGAGAGGATGCTCTTCGTAGTTCCTCAGGCATTGATGCTGCTGAGCTAGGGAAGGATGGCAAGTTATCACAGGAAGCGCGTGTAGGCGAAGAAATCAAAATTCTAAGTGCAGCAAGTTCAGGTGCGGATGTGCTTAAAGTAGATAATGAAAGGCATGAAGACAATAAGAATGCTGATTTCAGTGATGATGTAAATTCCTTTTCTATCAAGGAAAATGGATCTGGCACTTCAGAAGCAAAGGATTCAGTTATTGCAG GTAGTGAGGAATCTACATTGTGCTGTCTATCCAAAGCAAATAATTCAGAGCAGCTTGTCGTCCAAGCGAATTCCATCGATGAAGTTAACTCTTTATTCAGGTGCCGCATGGAAGAAGTACTAGTGCAGTCCATTTCAGAGCCCATTATCGGACAACCCTTGACAGTTAAGCTTGAAGATGAATTGAGTGACCCGGCGTTATCTTCAGATTCTGGGGCGATTCAAGAAAAAACAGGTGAAGCATTTCCTGCAGTAGGTGAGCGTAGTCCAGAACTGACAATTGGAGATGGATCCAGAGAACTCCTAACTGTAGAAAATCAGCAGATTGCAGATAATTCTGGCCTCCATGTTATGGAGGTAATTTCAGCTCAAGAGATGAAAACAGTGTTCAAGCAACTCGAACATGTGCCCCATGATAGCTCAGGTCACACGCTTGCTCAAGAAGATACTTGGGGAAGTGCTTCTAACATGCTACCTCTTGAAACAAAGCCCGTCGAAGATGCCGGCTCCGCTTTTGAGGAGTTAAACTCTGGCCATAGCAAAATGGAAACGTCTCAAGATGGTGAGGGAGATCTGAAGCCATTTGAGCTCATCTCTCCCCTGCAGGTTAAGGAGACCCAAACTCTGGATCAGGATTCTGATTGTGACACACTTAACACTGGTATTAAAGAAACCAAGCCCGAAGATTCAGCTGAAAAGCCAAAATCTGTTGTTGAAGGGAGCCATGAGGAAGATGTTTGA
- the LOC124654418 gene encoding uncharacterized protein LOC124654418, giving the protein MSYMRGDLLTKTRKLVKGLAKPAPAWLKAMEQAPPVVFPRTDGEIKKIELPEDVYVKKFFRKHPDSLYHDAVKISGFAPPPARVFAWRVLELKEQGVNEEDAMAVADMEYGAEKKAKKQAYKELKQIARREGKAPPPNPYPSAIKEIQAEEKKYVKDRFYNPKVLEIVNKMKLDRQMFLQDRASASGDGQ; this is encoded by the exons ATGTCGTACATGCGAGGCGACCTGCTGACCAAGACGCGGAAGCTGGTGAAGGGGCTGGCCAAGCCCGCCCCGGCCTGGCTCAAGGCCATGGAGCA GGCACCTCCAGTCGTATTCCCTCGCACTGATGGGGAGATCAAGAAGATAGAATTGCCAGAGGACGTTTATGTGAAGAAGTTCTTCAGAAAGCATCCAGATTCACTCTACCATGATGCAGTCAa GATAAGCGGGTTTGCTCCACCACCAGCAAGAGTTTTTGCTTGGCGTGTATTAGAGTTGAAAGAGCAGGGAGTCAATGAAGAAGATGCAATGGCTGTAGCAGAT ATGGAATATGGAGCAGAGAAGAAAGCAAAGAAGCAAGCGTACAAGGAACTGAAACAAATTGCACGAAGGGAAGGAAAGGCTCCACCTCCAAATCCATATCCAAGTGCTATCAAGGAAATACAGGCAGAGGAAAAGAAGTATGTTAAGGACCGTTTCTATAACCCCAAGGTACTTGAGATCGTGAATAAGATGAAATTGGACAGACAGATGTTTCTccaagatagagcatcagcatcaGGTGACGGACAATAA
- the LOC124651075 gene encoding protein SYM1-like: protein MASALPLLLAPRPVASPRPAPTGRFLSLAAAPVPAAVAPRLARLQPLHAASPCSYVVAAATGGAEVARAKCLQFVAWYLLSLDKHPVATKAVTSALLNMAGDLICQLVIDKAPKLDLKRTFMFTLLGLVLVGPTLHIWYLYLSKLVTVTGASGAISRLLLDQFIFSPVFIGVFMSILVTLEGRPSLVVPKLKQEWFSSLIANWQLWIPFQFLNFYFVPQKLQVLAANFVALAWNVILSYKAHKEVIAE, encoded by the exons ATGGCGTCCGCgctcccgctcctcctcgcccCCCGCCCCGTCGCCTCCCCGAGGCCCGCCCCAACGGGCCgcttcctctccctcgccgccgctccCGTCCCGGCAGCCGTCGCCCCCCGCCTCGCGCGGCTCCAGCCGCTCCACGCGGCATCCCCCTGCAGCTATGTCGTCGCGGCAGCGACCGGAGGAGCGGAGGTGGCCAGAGCGAAGTGCTTGCAGTTCGTGGCCTG GTATCTTCTGTCTCTCGACAAGCACCCGGTGGCCACTAAGGCGGTCACTTCTGCTCTGCTGAATATGGCCGGGGACCTCATCTGCCAG CTTGTAATCGATAAAGCGCCAAAGCTGGACTTGAAGAGAACATTTATGTTCACGTTATTGGGACTTGTCCTGGTTGGGCCAACCTTGCATATCTG GTACTTGTATCTGAGTAAATTAGTAACTGTTACTGGGGCTTCAGGTGCCATTTCTCGCCTGTTACTTGACCAG TTCATCTTTTCTCCAGTTTTTATTGGAGTCTTCATGAGCATACTGGTAACCTTAGAGGGAAGGCCATCTCTTGTAGTGCCAAAGCTTAAGCAG GAGTGGTTCTCTTCGTTGATCGCGAATTGGCAATTGTGGATTCCCTTTCAGTTCCTGAATTTCTACTTTGTCCCACAGAAGCTACAG GTTCTTGCTGCTAATTTTGTAGCCCTTGCATGGAATGTTATTTTGTCATATAAGGCCCATAAGGAGGTTATCGCGGAATAG
- the LOC124655075 gene encoding non-structural maintenance of chromosomes element 1 homolog yields MAPLSWRHHTLLQALLSRGPLPEPDFHALFTAVSGKNPASEQQLFSDTIGKINKELGYLHFDLRACMNQYDGTVYYGVVNTIADEESKLGSKYSVPQIAFYKGLLEAIVQDGGNDGSITDIDALNVRIDNQVVIADSSQDSQSRLPYSITSFLFSQKDKTLHELIQDRWLAYTPEGRIGLGIRSFLDLRSWFRGNDIPSCVVCNEAAIKASTCPSEECNVRMHNYCLKKKFSQRKATRACPGCATEWPRQEGEDDADEDVNDPGEGQEIPSAPSAERSSRKKRKGVKAELVEDAEEAGPSTAMPRRSSRSARAEAAEEASTAGASQPARSSKRRKK; encoded by the exons ATGGCGCCGCTGTCGTGGCGGCACCACACGCTGCTCCAGGCGCTGCTCTCCCGCGGGCCGCTCCCGGAGCCAGACTTCCACGCCCTCTTCACCGCcgtcagcggcaagaaccccg CCAGTGAACAGCAACTGTTCAGCGATACGATTGGGAAGATCAATAAGGAACTGGGGTATTTGCACTTTGACCTGCGAGCGTGCATGAACCAGTATGATGGAACAGTTTACTATGGAGTGGTCAACACCATCGCTGATGAAGAATCAAAGCTTGGATCCAAGTATTCCGTGCCACAGATTGCGTTCTACAAGGGACTG TTAGAAGCAATAGTTCAGGATGGTGGAAACGATGGGAGCATAACCGATATTGATGCTCTTAACGTCCGGATCGACAACCAG GTCGTAATTGCAGACAGTTCACAAGACAGTCAATCTCGTCTTCCTTATTCCATCACAAGCTTCTTGTTCTCCCAAAAGGATAAGACTCTCCATGAACTGATACAAGATCGTTGGCTGGCATACACCCCAGAGGGCAGGATTGGTCTTGGTATCAGATCATTTCTTGATCTCCGAAGCTGGTTTCGTGGTAATGATATCCCATCTTGCGTGGTTTGCAATGAAGCTGCCATAAAG GCATCTACTTGTCCTAGTGAGGAATGCAATGTAAGAATGCATAACTACTGCCTGAAGAAGAAATTTTCACAGCGGAAG GCCACGAGAGCTTGTCCTGGTTGTGCTACTGAATGGCCCAGGCAGGAAGGCGAAGATGATGCTGATGAGGATGTGAATGATCCTGGGGAAGGTCAGGAGATCCCATCAGCACCATCAGCTGAGCGTTCTTCGAGGAAGAAACGGAAAGGAGTCAAAGCTGAGCTGGTGGAGGATGCTGAAGAGGCAGGCCCCTCGACCGCGATGCCCAGGAGAAGCTCGAGGAGCGCCCGGGCCGAGGCTGCTGAGGAGGCATCAACTGCAGGTGCTTCACAGCCAGCCAGGTCTTCCAAGAGAAGGAAGAAGTGA